Proteins encoded by one window of Cannabis sativa cultivar Pink pepper isolate KNU-18-1 chromosome 4, ASM2916894v1, whole genome shotgun sequence:
- the LOC115712781 gene encoding REF/SRPP-like protein At1g67360: MATTDKTECGELKRLGFVRVAAIQALVCVSNLYDYAKQNSGPLRSAVGTVEGVVTTVVTPVYDKLKGVPDDLLVFLDKKVDEATHKFDKHAPPLAKQIVYKAHYLTLKAAEKTQKFVNDARTEGPRAAVSHAATDYKHFVMDRTVNLWVAVNRYPAIHQVAEKAAPTAAQWSEKYNHTVKDLTQKGYAVFGYLPLVPVDEITKAFKKGEAGKKVEPPKEHKSDSESSDSD; this comes from the exons ATGGCCACCACCGATAAG ACTGAGTGTGGAGAACTGAAGCGACTGGGTTTCGTAAGGGTCGCAGCGATTCAAGCGCTGGTGTGCGTATCGAATTTGTACGACTACGCGAAACAGAACTCGGGGCCTTTGCGATCTGCGGTTGGGACTGTTGAGGGTGTGGTTACCACCGTCGTTACTCCAGTCTATGACAAACTCAAGGGCGTTCCGGATGATCTCCTTGTTTTTCTCGACAAAAAG GTAGACGAAGCTACACACAAGTTTGATAAGCATGCGCCACCATTGGCTAAGCAGATCGTTTacaaagctcattatttgacgCTTAAGGCGGCGGAGAAGACTCAAAAATTTGTGAACGATGCACGAACAGAAGGCCCTCGTGCGGCTGTGAGCCATGCTGCCACGGATTACAAGCATTTTGTAATGGATAGGACAGTGAATCTTTGGGTGGCAGTAAACAGGTACCCGGCCATTCACCAGGTGGCTGAGAAGGCGGCACCGACAGCAGCTCAGTGGTCGGAGAAGTATAACCATACTGTAAAGGATTTGACGCAGAAGGGTTATGCTGTGTTTGGATATTTGCCATTGGTTCCTGTGGATGAGATAACCAAGGCATTCAAAAAGGGTGAGGCAGGAAAGAAAGTAGAACCACCGAAGGAGCATAAATCAGATTCAGAGTCATCTGATTCTGATTGA
- the LOC115714236 gene encoding uncharacterized protein LOC115714236: protein MGFIMEFAENLVLKLMEDPKERDRKFREHVYAVKDRCGKTKEMWSYPLRPYGFWTFERHNAQLRWDAQISQVPGRRDPYDDVLQQSYKIDTRSK from the coding sequence ATGGGGTTCATAATGGAATTTGCTGAGAATTTGGTACTGAAGTTGATGGAGGACCCAAAAGAAAGGGATCGGAAATTCAGGGAACATGTATATGCGGTCAAGGACCGGTGCGGTAAGACCAAGGAGATGTGGAGCTACCCTCTTCGTCCGTACGGGTTTTGGACCTTCGAACGTCACAACGCTCAGCTCCGTTGGGATGCTCAGATTAGCCAGGTTCCTGGTCGTAGGGACCCCTATGATGACGTCCTTCAACAGAGCTACAAAATCGACACCAGGTCCAAATGA
- the LOC115713922 gene encoding F-box protein At1g67340 has product MRTRRGLCYPRVGGCGGGGGGMFLEKVKVISKRKDFVGEEGNIIDCRKRTKFSPEISSSGTGLDLFDSLPDDLVISILAKLSNTARCPSDFTNVLITCKRLNGLGLHSMVLSKASPKTFSVNAKNWSESSHRFLKQCAEAGNVEACYTLGMIRFYCLQNRGSGASLMAKAAISSHAPALYSLAVIQFNGSGGSKSDKDLRAGVALCARAAFLGHIDALRELGHCLQDGYGVRQNITEGRRFLIQANARELASVISSAAVSGIPTRQWLTWNPLSHQHQHPHHPQLRHFTGSGCPLLSDFGCNVPAPEAHPASRFMAEWFAARGGSPGNGLRLCSHVGCGRPETRRHEFRRCSVCGAVNYCSRACQALDWKLRHKAECAPVERWVDEDGEIPDGDGAVNGGDDMMIADS; this is encoded by the exons ATGAGAACAAGGAGAGGCCTTTGTTACCCAAGAGTTGGTGgttgtggtggtggtggtggaggaATGTTTTTGGAGAAGGTTAAAGTAATTAGCAAGAGAAAAGATTTCGTCGGAGAAGAAGGGAATATTATTGATTGTCGGAAAAGAACAAAATTTTCGCCGGAGATTTCTTCTTCCGGTACCGGTCTTGATTTATTCGACTCATTACCTGATGACCTTGTTATATCTATTCTCGCTAAACTTAGCAACACCGCTCGTTGCCCTTCCGATTTTACCAACGTATTGATAAC ATGCAAGAGATTAAACGGTTTGGGGCTTCATTCAATGGTGTTATCTAAAGCTTCACCAAAAACTTTCTCAGTTAATGCCAAAAACTGGTCCGAATCGTCTCATCGATTCTTGAAACAGTGTGCGGAAGCTGGGAATGTTGAGGCCTGTTACACTCTGGGCATG ATTCGTTTCTACTGTTTGCAAAACCGAGGAAGCGGAGCCTCGCTCATGGCCAAGGCGGCGATTAGTTCTCACGCGCCAGCACTTTATTCTCTCGCCGTTATCCAGTTCAACGGCAGCGGTGGCTCTAAAAGCGACAAAGACTTACGAGCCGGCGTGGCCCTTTGTGCACGCGCCGCCTTCCTTGGTCACATAGACGCGCTCCGGGAGCTTGGGCACTGCCTCCAGGACGGCTACGGAGTCCGCCAAAATATCACGGAGGGGAGACGTTTTCTCATCCAAGCCAACGCGCGGGAACTCGCGTCCGTTATTTCGTCGGCGGCGGTGTCAGGTATTCCCACTCGCCAGTGGCTTACGTGGAACCCACTCTCCCACCAGCACCAGCACCCTCATCATCCGCAGTTGCGGCACTTTACCGGTTCCGGTTGTCCGTTGCTGAGCGATTTCGGTTGCAACGTTCCGGCGCCGGAGGCTCATCCCGCCAGTCGGTTCATGGCGGAGTGGTTCGCCGCACGTGGGGGCTCACCTGGGAATGGATTAAGGCTTTGTTCGCACGTGGGTTGTGGCCGCCCGGAGACGAGGAGGCACGAATTTCGTCGTTGCTCAGTGTGTGGGGCAGTGAATTATTGCTCACGCGCGTGTCAGGCGCTTGATTGGAAACTCCGCCACAAGGCCGAGTGTGCCCCCGTGGAACGTTGGGTCGACGAAGACGGCGAAATTCCTGACGGTGACGGAGCCGTTAATGGTGGCGACGACATGATGATTGCTGATAGCTAA